One genomic window of Arachis hypogaea cultivar Tifrunner chromosome 8, arahy.Tifrunner.gnm2.J5K5, whole genome shotgun sequence includes the following:
- the LOC112705922 gene encoding glutamate synthase [NADH], amyloplastic isoform X3, translating to MGELIHSRFSTNTFPSWDRAQPMRVLGHNGEINTLRGNVNWMKAREGLLKCKELGLSENELKKLLPIVNTTSSDSGAFDGVLEFLVQSGKSLPEAVMMMIPEAWQNDKNMDPQRKAFYEYFSALMEPWDGPALISFTDGHYLGATLDRNGLRPGRFYVTHSGRVIMASEVGVVDIPPEDVCRKGRLNPGMMLLVDFEKHAVVNDDALKEQYSLSRPYGEWLKNQKIQLQDIVDSVHESERVPPSIAGVIPASGDDADMENMGIHGLLTPLKAFGYTVESLEMLLLPMAKDGTEALGSMGNDTPLAVMSNREKLTFEYFKQMFAQVTNPPIDPIREKIVTSMECMVGPEGDLTEITEEQCHRLSLKGPLLSIEQMEAIKKMNYRGWRSKVIDITYSKDCGKKGLDEALDRICAEAHDAINAGYTTLVLSDRAFSRKRVSVSSLLAVGAVHQHLVKTLERTRVALMVESAEPREVHHFCTLVGFGADAICPYLAIETIWRLQVDGKIPPKAGGEFYSKGELVKKYFKASNYGMMKVLAKMGISTLASYKGAQIFEALGLSSEVIERCFAGTPSRVEGATFEMLARDALKLHELAFPPRVFSPGSAEAVALPNPGDYHWRKGGEIHLNDPLAIAKLQEAARTNSVDAYKQYSKIIHELNKACNLRGILKFKEAAVKISLDEVEPASEIVKRFCTGAMSYGSISLEAHTTLATAMNKIGGKSNTGEGGEQPSRMEPLPDGSMNPKRSAIKQVASGRFGVSSYYLTNADELQIKMAQGAKPGEGGELPGHKVVGDIAVTRNSTPGVGLISPPPHHDIYSIEDLAQLIHDLKNANPAARISVKLVSEAGVGIIASGVVKGHADHVLISGHDGGTGASRWTGIKNAGLPWELGLAETHQTLVANDLRGRTTLQTDGQLKTGRDVAIAALLGAEEFGFSTAPLITLGCIMMRKCHKNTCPVGIATQDPVLREKFAGEPEHVINFFFMVAEEMREIMAQLGFRTVNEMVGRSDMLEVDKEVTKTSEKLQNIDLSLLLRPAAELRPEAAQYCVQKQDHGLDMALDNKLIGLSHAALEKGLPVYIESPIYNVNRAVGTMLSHEVTKRYLLDGLPNDTIHIRFTGSAGQSFGAFLCPGITLELEGDSNDYVGKGLSGGKIVVYPPKKSTFDPKTNIVIGNVALYGATRGEAYFNGMAAERFCVRNSGAKAVVEGVGDHGCEYMTGGIVVVLGNTGRNFAAGMSGGIAYVLDMDGKFQSRCNQELVDLDKVEEEEDIITLRMLIQQHQRHTDSVLAKEVLSDFENLLPKFIKVFPREYKRVLAGMKSKEASKNASSPAAIAEEGPDEAELNEKDAFEELKKMAAASSNGKPSQKVEQAESSKRPSRVTDAVKHRGFVAYEREGVQYRDPNVRMNDWKEVMEESKPGPLLKTQSARCMDCGTPFCHQENSGCPLGNKIPEFNELVYQNRWREALERLLETNNFPEFTGRVCPAPCEGSCVLGIIENPVSIKSIECAIIDKGFEEGWMVPRPPPKRTGRRVAIVGSGPAGLAAADQLNKMGHTVTVYERADRIGGLMMYGVPNMKTDKVDIVQRRVNLMAEEGVNFMVNANVGHDPMYSLGRLQEENDAIVLAVGATKPRDLPVPGRELSGVHFAMEFLHANTKSLLDSNLQDGNYISAKGKKVVVIGGGDTGTDCIGTSIRHGCSSIVNLELLPQPPETRAPGNPWPQWPRVFRIDYGHQEAAAKFGKDPRSYEVLTKRFVGDENGVLKGLEVIRVRWEKDETGKFQFKEIEGSEEIIEADLVLLAMGFLGPESTIAEKLGMERDNRSNFKADYGRFSTSVKGVFAAGDCRRGQSLVVWAISEGRQAASQVDRYLTKEDTEYNIAHTKRQQQDLAKRQQGGSKYTVMT from the exons ATGGGTGAGTTG ATACATTCACGATTCTCAACTAATACTTTTCCTAGTTGGGATCGTGCTCAACCAATGCGAGTTTTGGGCCACAATGGAGAAATCAACACACTTAGAGGCAATGTTAACTG GATGAAGGCACGTGAGGGCCTACTAAAGTGCAAGGAGCTTGGTCTATCCGAGAATGAGTTAAAGAAGCTTTTGCCCATTGTGAATACAACTTCATCTGATTCAG GTGCTTTTGATGGCGTGCTCGAGTTTTTGGTTCAGTCTGGAAAAAGTCTTCCTGAAGCTGTCATGATGATGATCCCTGAAGCATGGCAAAATGACAAGAACATGGATCCCCAGCGGAAAGCATTTTACGAGTATTTCTCGGCTCTCATGGAGCCATGGGATGGGCCTGCTCTTATATCAT TTACTGATGGTCACTATCTTGGAGCAACATTGGATAGGAATGGTCTGCGGCCAGGCCGCTTTTATGTCACTCACAGTGGACGAGTTATAATGGCAAGTGAAGTTGGGGTTGTAGACATTCCTCCTGAAGACGTTTGTAGGAAAGGAAGACTAAATCCTGGCATGATGCTTCTAGTAGATTTTGAGAAGCATGCTGTTGTGAATGATGATGCCTTGAAGGAACAGTACTCTTTGTCACGGCCTTATGGGGAGTGGCTCAAAAATCAGAAGATTCAGCTCCAAGACATAGTTGACTCTGTTCATGAATCTGAAAGAGTGCCTCCAAGCATAGCCGGGGTGATTCCA GCATCTGGGGATGATGCAGATATGGAAAATATGGGAATTCATGGTTTGCTGACTCCATTGAAAGCTTTTGG ATATACAGTTGAATCCTTGGAGATGTTATTACTTCCCATGGCAAAGGATGGTACAGAAGCCCTTGGTTCAATGGGAAATGATACTCCACTAGCTGTCATGTCTAACCGGGAGAAGCTTACTTTTGAGTACTTCAAGCAAATGTTTGCCCAAGTGACAAACCCACCTATTGATCCTATTCGTGAGAAAATAGTCACTTCCATGGAATGTATGGTTGGTCCAGAAGGGGACCTGACAGAAATTACTGAGGAACAATGCCACCGTCTTTCACTAAAAGGCCCTCTTTTATCCATTGAACAAATGGAAGCCATTAAAAAGATGAATTATAGGGGATGGCGGAGCAAAGTGATAGACATCACATACTCAAAGGATTGTGGTAAGAAAGGGTTGGACGAAGCTTTGGACAGGATATGTGCAGAAGCACATGATGCAATTAATGCTGGCTACACCACCCTTGTGCTGTCTGATAGAG CCTTCTCAAGGAAACGGGTTTCTGTTAGCTCCCTCTTGGCCGTTGGTGCTGTCCATCAACATCTAGTTAAAACACTTGAGCGCACTAGAGTTGCCTTGATGGTTGAATCTGCTGAACCACGTGAAGTGCATCACTTCTGCACGCTTGTTGGTTTTGGTGCTGATGCTATATGCCCATATTTGGCTATAGAGACAATCTGGCGACTGCAAGTTGATGGAAAGATCCCCCCAAAAGCTGGTGGGGAATTCTACTCAAAAGGTGAATTGGTCAAGAAGTACTTCAAAGCAAGCAACTATGGAATGATGAAGGTCCTTGCGAAGATGGGAATATCTACTTTGGCCTCTTACAAAGGTGCTCAGATTTTTGAAGCTCTGGGTCTTTCCTCAGAAGTAATTGAAAGGTGCTTTGCCGGAACCCCAAGCCGAGTTGAGGGGGCAACATTTGAGATGCTTGCTCGCGATgctcttaaattgcatgaattggcaTTTCCTCCTCGTGTTTTCTCTCCTGGGAGTGCTGAAGCTGTTGCTTTGCCAAATCCTGGCGATTACCACTGGAGAAAAGGTGGTGAAATTCACTTGAATGATCCACTTGCTATAGCAAAGCTTCAAGAGGCTGCCAGAACTAACAGTGTAGATGCATATAAACAGTACTCCAAGATCATTCATGAGTTAAATAAGGCTTGCAACTTGCGAGGAATACTGAAATTTAAAGAGGCAGCAGTGAAGATTTCACTTGATGAAGTTGAACCTGCTAGTGAGATAGTTAAACGATTTTGCACTGGGGCCATGAGTTATGGGTCAATCTCATTGGAGGCGCACACAACATTGGCAACTGCTATGAATAAGATTGGAGGGAAATCCAACACAG GTGAGGGTGGTGAGCAACCATCACGCATGGAGCCTCTTCCTGATGGCTCAATGAACCCAAAAAGAAGTGCTATCAAGCAGGTTGCTAGTGGGAGATTTGGTGTTTCAAGTTACTATCTTACAAATGCTGATGAATTGCAGATAAAGATGGCCCAG GGAGCTAAACCAGGAGAGGGAGGTGAACTTCCTGGCCACAAGGTTGTAGGAGACATTGCTGTCACCAGGAATTCAACTCCTGGGGTAGGACTTATCAGCCCACCTCCTCATCACGATATTTATTCCATTGAAGATCTTGCCCAATTAATTCATGATCTAAAG AATGCCAACCCGGCTGCTCGAATTAGTGTCAAGTTGGTATCAGAAGCTGGAGTAGGCATAATTGCTAGTGGAGTTGTTAAAGGGCATGCTGACCATGTCTTGATCTCCGGCCATGATGGAGGGACAGGGGCATCCAGGTGGACTGGCATAAAGAATGCTGGGCTCCCTTGGGAACTTGGCTTGGCCGAGACCCACCAAACTTTGGTAGCTAATGACCTCCGTGGTCGCACAACTCTCCAAACTGATGGGCAACTCAAAACAGGAAGAGATGTGGCCATAGCTGCTCTCCTTGGTGCAGAAGAGTTTGGTTTCAGTACAGCTCCACTCATTACTCTCGGTTGCATTATGATGCGGAAGTGCCACAAGAATACCTGTCCTGTTGGCATTGCTACCCAAGATCCAGTACTCAGAGAAAAGTTTGCTGGAGAACCTGAGCATGTCATCAACTTCTTCTTCATGGTTGCTGAAGAGATGAGAGAAATTATGGCCCAGCTGGGGTTTAGGACTGTCAATGAGATGGTTGGCCGTTCAGACATGCTTGAAGTTGATAAAGAAGTCACTAAGACCAGTGAGAAATTGCAGAACATTGATCTCTCTCTATTGCTTAGACCTGCAGCTGAACTGCGGCCAGAAGCTGCTCAATACTGTGTGCAAAAACAAGATCATGGTTTGGACATGGCTTTGGATAATAAGCTCATTGGTTTGTCCCATGCTGCTTTGGAGAAGGGTCTCCCAGTATACATTGAAAGTCCAATTTATAATGTGAACCGTGCTGTGGGAACTATGCTTAGCCATGAGGTGACCAAAAGGTACCTCTTAGATGGTCTTCCAAATGACACCATTCATATCAGATTTACAGGAAGCGCAGGCCAGAGCTTTGGTGCATTCCTTTGTCCTGGTATCACTCTGGAACTTGAAGGCGATAGCAATGATTATGTTGGTAAAGGGTTGTCTGGCGGCAAGATTGTAGTATATCCTCCAAAGAAGAGTACCTTTGACCCAAAGACTAATATTGTAATTGGTAATGTGGCACTCTATGGAGCTACACGTGGTGAGGCATATTTCAATGGGATGGCCGCAGAAAGATTTTGTGTGCGTAATTCTGGGGCTAAGGCGGTAGTTGAAGGCGTTGGAGATCATGGATGCGAGTATATGACTGGTGGGATAGTAGTTGTCCTTGGAAACACTGGTCGAAATTTTGCGGCAGGAATGAGTGGTGGAATTGCTTACGTTCTTGATATGGATGGAAAATTCCAATCTCGATGCAACCAGGAACTTGTAGATTTGGACAAggttgaggaggaggaggatattATTACTCTTAGAATGTTGATACAACAACATCAGCGTCACACAGATAGCGTGCTTGCCAAAGAAGTGCTTTCTGACTTTGAAAATCTTCTTCCAAAATTTATCAAGGTGTTCCCCAGGGAGTACAAACGTGTTTTGGCTGGTATGAAGTCAAAGGAAGCCTCCAAAAACGCATCTTCGCCTGCTGCAATTGCAGAAGAGGGGCCAGATGAAGCAGAACTGAATGAGAAAGATGCTTTTGAAGAGCTTAAGAAAATGGCTGCTGCATCTTCAAATGGGAAGCCAAGTCAG AAGGTTGAACAGGCTGAATCATCCAAGAGACCAAGTAGAGTCACTGATGCAGTTAAACATAGAGGTTTTGTTGCTTATGAGCGTGAAGGTGTTCAGTATAGGGATCCTAATGTTCGGATGAACGATTGGAAGGAAGTGATGGAGGAGTCGAAGCCTGGCCCACTTCTGAAAACCCAGTCAGCCCGTTGCATGGACTGTGGTACTCCTTTCTGTCATCAG GAAAATTCTGGATGTCCTCTTGGAAATAAAATACCAGAGTTTAATGAGTTAGTATACCAAAATAGGTGGCGCGAGGCATTGGAAAGGCTTCTTGAGACAAATAACTTCCCCGAGTTCACTGGTCGGGTGTGCCCAGCACCCTGTGAAGGTTCTTGTGTCCTTGGCATTATTGAGAATCCAGTGTCTATTAAAAGCATTGAATGTGCTATCATAGACAAGGGATTTGAGGAGGGTTGGATGGTGCCACGGCCTCCCCCCAAAAGAACTGG GAGAAGAGTTGCCATTGTTGGAAGCGGACCAGCTGGGTTGGCAGCTGCTGATCAACTCAATAAAATGGGACACACAGTAACTGTGTATGAGAGAGCCGACAGGATTGGAGGGCTTATGATGTATGGGGTTCCCAACATGAAAACAGACAAGGTGGATATAGTTCAACGACGGGTCAACCTTATGGCAGAGGAGGGAGTCAATTTTATGGTGAATGCTAATGTTGGACATGATCCTATGTACTCTCTTGGTCGGCTTCAAGAGGAAAATGATGCTATTGTGTTGGCTGTCGGAGCTACGAAACCAAG GGATCTTCCTGTTCCTGGGCGGGAGTTGTCAGGAGTTCATTTTGCCATGGAGTTTCTTCATGCAAACACTAAAAGCTTGCTTGACAGCAATCTACAAGATGGTAACTACATTTCTGCAAAGGGCAAAAAAGTTGTGGTCATTGGTGGGGGTGATACGGGCACAGATTGCATAGGGACATCCATTCGTCATGGGTGTAGTAGCATAGTAAACCTTGAACTTCTCCCACAGCCACCCGAAACTAGGGCACCAGGCAACCCTTGGCCACAG TGGCCTCGCGTATTCCGTATAGATTACGGGCACCAAGAAGCTGCAGCTAAATTTGGCAAAGATCCAAGATCTTATGAGGTATTGACTAAGCGGTTTGTGGGAGATGAGAATGGAGTTTTGAAGGGACTTGAAGTCATACGAGTCCGCTGGGAGAAGGATGAGACAGGGAAGTTTCAGTTTAAGGAAATTGAGGGCAGTGAGGAAATCATTGAGGCTGATCTAGTGTTACTTGCCATGGGATTCCTTGGCCCTGAATCT ACAATTGCAGAGAAATTGGGTATGGAGCGAGACAACAGGTCAAACTTCAAGGCAGATTATGGTCGCTTCTCAACCAGTGTGAAAGGTGTCTTTGCAGCTGGCGATTGTCGCCGTGGCCAGTCCCTCGTGGTATGGGCAATTTCGGAGGGACGCCAAGCTGCTTCACAAGTTGATAGGTACCTCACGAAAGAAGACACAGAGTACAACATCGCTCATACCAAGAGGCAGCAGCAAGACCTCGCCAAGAGACAACAGGGCGGTAGCAAGTACACAGTGATGACTTAA